One Acidobacteriota bacterium genomic region harbors:
- a CDS encoding DUF4097 domain-containing protein, with translation MLKRSLLILMGLMAVSLAASGQQQRGYTWTEETRREYPMNRGAIVLVDNRVGSVTVEGTDENVCHMHAKVTMWAPTEAVLKEARSSVKVLIRANERRREFHSLNLESGRPDGWSAQVELRLTVPRSVSELTVISAHGRGVDIRNIDGQVRVSTFSNRVGVESTGAPLAIDTVNGNVRVSFRGALVGTTRIASVNGSIEIEAPPRSAFQWAAESLRGQLRAPSSVRGAFDERTPTLFRAAINGGSPSRLITTTATGDVTLKGIGQSDDLGPVAAGRPENQEDLGEVLEAVSRVLIAKPTAREFAFQKKRGAGNLTFEVKVGNVFLGEHRGNVRLTTGAGEIVVGSVIGNMTAVSMGGPIHVGAVVGTVDLDSAAGDVMVVSAVRGGSLRTGGGNIIIRSAGGPITLASGGGDVRVERAMSDVRAETRSGDVVVTVAPGARFDEVDLRSREGNVIITMPAGAGITIDATVLTREGEDANAIMSQFPGLSMMRDVYQGRVRVRARGEINGGGPSVRLFSDGGHVHVRTD, from the coding sequence ATGCTGAAACGCTCTCTCCTCATTCTGATGGGACTGATGGCCGTCTCGCTGGCCGCATCCGGTCAGCAGCAGCGCGGTTACACCTGGACCGAGGAAACCCGTCGCGAGTACCCGATGAACCGCGGAGCGATCGTCCTGGTCGACAACCGGGTCGGATCGGTCACGGTCGAAGGAACTGACGAGAACGTCTGCCACATGCACGCGAAGGTGACGATGTGGGCTCCGACGGAAGCAGTTCTGAAGGAAGCCAGGAGCTCGGTCAAAGTACTGATCCGGGCCAACGAGCGGAGACGCGAGTTCCATTCGCTCAACCTCGAATCGGGACGTCCGGATGGCTGGAGCGCACAGGTGGAGCTCCGCCTGACCGTACCCCGTTCCGTGTCGGAGCTGACGGTCATCTCGGCACACGGCCGGGGTGTGGACATCAGAAACATTGACGGCCAGGTTCGTGTCTCCACCTTCAGCAACCGTGTGGGGGTGGAGTCGACCGGAGCGCCGCTCGCAATCGACACCGTCAACGGAAACGTTCGCGTGAGCTTCAGAGGCGCGCTCGTCGGAACCACGCGGATCGCCTCGGTTAACGGGTCGATCGAGATCGAAGCCCCTCCCCGGTCCGCTTTTCAATGGGCGGCCGAGAGTCTCAGAGGACAGCTCCGGGCACCGAGCTCCGTTCGCGGAGCTTTCGATGAGCGGACCCCGACTCTGTTTCGCGCTGCGATCAATGGAGGCTCTCCCTCCCGTCTGATCACGACGACAGCAACCGGCGACGTCACGCTCAAGGGGATTGGGCAGTCGGATGATCTCGGCCCGGTTGCCGCGGGCCGGCCCGAAAATCAGGAAGATCTCGGCGAGGTTCTCGAAGCGGTCTCGCGCGTTCTCATCGCGAAACCAACCGCACGCGAGTTCGCTTTTCAGAAAAAACGAGGCGCCGGGAACCTCACGTTCGAGGTGAAGGTCGGCAACGTCTTTCTCGGCGAGCATCGAGGCAACGTCCGACTCACGACGGGTGCAGGAGAGATCGTCGTTGGCTCGGTCATCGGAAACATGACGGCTGTTTCGATGGGCGGACCCATCCATGTCGGCGCCGTTGTCGGGACCGTTGATCTCGATAGCGCCGCGGGTGACGTCATGGTCGTTTCGGCCGTTCGGGGCGGAAGCCTCAGGACGGGTGGCGGGAACATCATCATTCGGAGCGCCGGCGGCCCGATCACCCTCGCTTCGGGGGGTGGAGACGTGCGGGTCGAGCGGGCGATGTCCGACGTGAGAGCCGAAACGAGGTCCGGAGACGTCGTCGTCACCGTGGCTCCCGGAGCTCGTTTCGACGAAGTCGATCTGAGAAGCCGCGAAGGCAACGTCATCATTACGATGCCCGCCGGCGCCGGCATCACGATCGATGCAACGGTGCTCACGCGCGAGGGGGAAGATGCGAATGCGATCATGTCGCAGTTTCCTGGACTCAGCATGATGCGCGACGTTTATCAGGGGCGGGTGCGGGTACGGGCCCGGGGCGAGATCAATGGGGGTGGCCCGAGCGTCCGACTCTTCTCGGACGGCGGCCACGTTCACGTCCGAACCGACTGA
- a CDS encoding DUF4442 domain-containing protein, which yields MNAGRSLTYKAWVWSAIRIPLLFFARPRILEIDDEHCIVELRLRRRTRNHLGSMYFGALAIGADTAGGIIAFETIRTRKLPVSLIFRDFKAEFLRRAEGDVHFTCRDGRAILNLVDRVVASGERETIPVEVVATVPSISDEPVARFTLGLSLKRDA from the coding sequence ATGAACGCGGGCAGATCACTGACGTACAAGGCATGGGTATGGTCGGCGATCAGAATCCCGCTACTCTTCTTCGCCCGACCGCGAATTCTCGAGATCGATGATGAGCATTGCATCGTCGAGCTCCGGTTGCGACGACGCACGCGCAATCATCTCGGCTCGATGTACTTCGGGGCGCTCGCAATCGGTGCGGACACCGCGGGTGGAATCATCGCCTTCGAGACCATCCGCACGCGGAAGCTCCCGGTCTCGCTGATATTCAGGGATTTCAAGGCGGAGTTTCTGCGGCGTGCCGAAGGCGACGTCCACTTCACCTGCAGGGACGGCCGTGCGATTCTGAATCTGGTCGACCGCGTGGTCGCCTCGGGAGAACGGGAAACCATTCCGGTCGAGGTCGTCGCGACTGTTCCGTCGATCTCCGATGAGCCCGTTGCGAGGTTCACCCTCGGGCTGTCGCTCAAGAGGGACGCGTAA
- a CDS encoding IgA Peptidase M64, with the protein MTYRPILVALILLAVPTALAHEPSFAKHFTDKTMRLDYFHTGGMGEEIVALDRIVNDGPWPGSRTQLIDTTNLGNYFFEVVDPESNQVIYSRGFGSIFDEWTTTSESRRLHRTFHESLRFPWPRHPVQVTLKRRRGETGFREVWSTRVDPDSRFVNPTRAAASGRVHTLLDSGPPATKVDLLLIAEGYTAAEESKFLADSRRLLDALFREEPFSSRKKDFNVRALHIPSAQSGISRPRAGQFRRTPVSAEYNIFDSERYMLTYDNRSLRDAASAAPYEFIEILANEEQYGGGGIFNFQATTSVDTAFAEYVFVHEFGHHFAALADEYYTSPVSYETGGDDHPEPWEPNVTALHDPDNLKWKDLVDPATPVPTPWPKEEFDRMAVEFQERRAALREAGAPEAKLNALFLEQQQIFTKFLGEQKYSGVVGAFEGASYEPTGLYRPEIDCIMFTRDEVGFCAVCNRALTRIIDLYSR; encoded by the coding sequence ATGACCTATCGACCGATTCTCGTTGCTCTCATTCTCCTCGCGGTGCCCACCGCCCTCGCTCACGAACCGTCGTTCGCCAAGCATTTCACCGATAAGACGATGCGGCTCGACTACTTCCACACCGGCGGCATGGGTGAAGAGATCGTCGCCCTCGATCGAATCGTCAACGACGGCCCGTGGCCCGGGAGCCGGACCCAGCTGATCGACACGACGAACCTCGGCAACTACTTCTTCGAGGTCGTCGACCCGGAAAGCAACCAGGTGATCTACTCGCGAGGATTCGGCTCGATCTTCGACGAATGGACGACGACTTCCGAATCGCGCAGGTTGCACCGGACATTTCACGAATCCCTCCGCTTTCCCTGGCCACGCCACCCGGTTCAGGTGACGCTGAAGCGCCGGCGCGGAGAGACCGGATTTCGCGAGGTCTGGTCCACGCGCGTCGATCCGGATTCGCGATTCGTGAACCCGACTCGTGCCGCCGCCTCCGGGCGCGTGCACACGCTTCTCGACAGCGGTCCTCCGGCGACCAAAGTGGATCTGCTGCTCATCGCCGAGGGATATACTGCCGCGGAGGAATCGAAGTTCCTCGCCGATTCGCGCCGGCTGCTCGATGCACTCTTCCGCGAAGAACCTTTCAGCAGCAGGAAAAAGGACTTCAACGTCCGCGCGCTTCACATCCCATCAGCCCAGTCCGGCATCAGCCGCCCGCGCGCCGGCCAGTTTCGCCGGACACCGGTCTCGGCCGAGTACAACATCTTCGACTCGGAGCGTTACATGCTCACTTACGACAACCGCTCCCTGCGCGATGCCGCCTCGGCCGCTCCCTACGAATTCATCGAGATTCTCGCCAACGAAGAGCAGTACGGAGGCGGCGGTATCTTCAACTTTCAGGCGACGACCTCGGTCGACACGGCTTTCGCCGAGTACGTCTTCGTGCACGAATTCGGTCATCACTTCGCTGCGCTCGCCGACGAGTACTACACCTCCCCCGTTTCTTACGAGACCGGCGGCGACGATCATCCCGAGCCGTGGGAGCCGAACGTTACGGCGCTGCATGATCCCGACAACCTCAAGTGGAAGGATCTGGTCGACCCGGCGACACCGGTTCCGACGCCCTGGCCGAAGGAGGAGTTCGATCGGATGGCAGTCGAGTTTCAGGAACGCCGTGCCGCGCTTCGTGAAGCCGGAGCCCCGGAGGCGAAGCTCAATGCCCTCTTCCTCGAGCAGCAGCAGATCTTCACGAAGTTCCTCGGTGAACAGAAGTACAGCGGGGTCGTCGGGGCTTTCGAGGGGGCGTCTTACGAGCCCACCGGGCTCTACCGGCCCGAGATCGATTGCATCATGTTCACGCGCGACGAAGTCGGATTCTGTGCCGTCTGCAACCGCGCTCTGACGCGAATCATCGACCTCTACTCCCGATGA
- a CDS encoding zinc ribbon domain-containing protein, with the protein MPLYEYRCESCGEQTEVVRKFSDEPLSVCSSCGGTLKKLISSPAIQFKGSGFYITDYAKPSSGDSKGEGASSGKEAGKAESASGSKAADSKSTDSKSTGSKAAPSGSSD; encoded by the coding sequence ATGCCACTCTACGAATATCGTTGCGAGTCCTGCGGGGAGCAAACCGAGGTGGTGCGGAAATTCTCAGACGAACCGCTGAGCGTCTGCAGCAGTTGTGGGGGGACTCTGAAGAAACTGATCTCCTCCCCGGCGATCCAGTTCAAGGGTTCCGGTTTTTACATCACCGACTATGCGAAGCCTTCCTCGGGCGATTCGAAAGGTGAGGGCGCGTCGTCAGGGAAGGAAGCCGGAAAGGCGGAGAGCGCGTCTGGCTCGAAGGCGGCCGATTCGAAGTCCACCGATTCGAAGTCGACCGGTTCGAAGGCTGCTCCCAGCGGATCTTCCGACTGA
- a CDS encoding RNA polymerase sigma factor produces the protein MTSLTDQELMRRIQAGDFDPAAEIFDRYSRRIYNFAFRYMKNAEAAEDATQEVFVKMMRNAHQFQGDAKLSTWLFSITANHCRDQLRKADNKPKEPEAVLDNISGDDIAADEEIAREQERLKVREALQHLTPEQREVILLSRYEGLSYAEIARIAGCSEGAVKTRVFRAMETLKKVLTNESNGEYKWMNAAR, from the coding sequence ATGACGAGCCTGACTGATCAGGAGCTGATGCGCCGCATTCAGGCAGGCGACTTCGACCCGGCGGCAGAGATCTTTGATCGGTACAGCCGACGTATCTACAACTTCGCATTTCGTTACATGAAGAATGCGGAGGCGGCGGAGGATGCCACTCAGGAAGTTTTCGTGAAGATGATGCGGAACGCCCATCAGTTCCAGGGCGACGCGAAGTTGTCGACCTGGCTTTTCTCGATCACCGCGAACCATTGCCGTGATCAGTTGAGGAAAGCCGACAACAAGCCGAAGGAACCGGAGGCAGTACTCGACAATATCTCGGGCGACGACATCGCGGCGGACGAGGAAATCGCCAGGGAGCAGGAACGTCTCAAGGTTCGGGAGGCTCTGCAGCATCTCACTCCGGAACAGAGAGAAGTGATCCTGCTGTCCCGGTACGAGGGTCTCTCGTACGCCGAGATCGCACGGATCGCTGGATGTTCGGAGGGCGCCGTAAAGACGCGGGTCTTCCGGGCGATGGAAACGCTGAAGAAGGTTCTGACGAATGAGAGCAACGGAGAATACAAATGGATGAATGCCGCACGCTGA
- a CDS encoding GatB/YqeY domain-containing protein — protein MSFNDRIQEELKDAMRSKDQVRLSTLRLLKTALVNERIAKVRDLTPEDEMEVVRRAAKQRRESIEAYEAAGRNDLAEKERAELAVIEEYLPEMLSAEETAAIVDRIIAETGAASKADTGKVMGALMSRHKSEIDGRVAKEIVAARLEKAGIRDQGSGIR, from the coding sequence ATGAGCTTCAATGATCGGATCCAGGAAGAGTTGAAGGACGCAATGAGGTCGAAGGACCAGGTGCGCCTCTCGACTCTCCGCCTGCTGAAGACGGCGCTGGTCAATGAACGGATCGCCAAAGTTCGCGATCTGACCCCGGAGGACGAGATGGAGGTCGTGCGCCGGGCCGCGAAACAGCGCCGGGAGTCGATCGAAGCGTACGAAGCGGCCGGACGGAACGACCTCGCCGAAAAGGAGCGGGCCGAGCTCGCCGTCATCGAGGAGTACCTCCCTGAAATGCTCTCCGCGGAGGAAACCGCTGCGATCGTCGACCGGATCATTGCCGAAACCGGCGCGGCCTCGAAGGCAGACACCGGAAAGGTCATGGGAGCCCTGATGAGCCGGCACAAGAGCGAGATCGACGGACGGGTGGCAAAGGAGATCGTGGCAGCCAGACTGGAAAAAGCAGGGATCAGGGATCAGGGGTCAGGGATCAGGTAA
- the sufT gene encoding putative Fe-S cluster assembly protein SufT: MYEQIETTREIEVTTIPNGESMILPAGTKATITQSLGGSYTLMTDMGWMVRVSGQEVEGIGKEPPVHVEIEADVTKEELESMVWDQLATCYDPEIPVSIVELGLVYLCELKERDDEGYDVDIKMTLTAPGCGMGPVLAEDVRKKVESLGPIKKAEVDIVFDPAWDRSMMSDAAKLQLGMY; this comes from the coding sequence ATGTACGAACAAATCGAAACCACCAGAGAGATCGAAGTCACCACAATTCCGAACGGCGAGTCGATGATCCTCCCGGCAGGAACCAAGGCGACCATCACCCAGTCGCTCGGCGGGTCCTACACCCTGATGACCGATATGGGCTGGATGGTCCGCGTCTCCGGCCAGGAGGTCGAGGGCATCGGCAAGGAACCTCCGGTCCACGTGGAGATCGAGGCCGACGTCACCAAAGAGGAGCTCGAATCGATGGTCTGGGATCAGCTGGCCACCTGTTACGACCCGGAGATTCCGGTCAGCATCGTCGAGCTGGGCCTCGTCTATCTGTGCGAGCTGAAAGAACGAGACGACGAGGGCTACGACGTCGACATCAAGATGACCCTCACGGCACCGGGCTGCGGAATGGGACCAGTTCTCGCCGAGGACGTCAGAAAGAAGGTCGAGTCACTGGGGCCGATCAAAAAGGCGGAGGTCGACATCGTTTTCGATCCCGCATGGGACCGAAGCATGATGTCGGACGCCGCCAAGCTGCAGCTCGGGATGTATTGA
- a CDS encoding DNA-binding protein, whose amino-acid sequence MKLKSFTDTRPHFLVFDKGDEVVHTLRNFAQEHSIRGGRFAAIGAFQRAVVAFWNPDKRDYDHISVGEQVEVLSLMGDIALEGDDTKIHAHVVLGRRDGSTIGGHLIEGHVFPTLEMHLLDYRSELRREKDESTKLSLIAIKGASGGS is encoded by the coding sequence ATGAAATTGAAAAGCTTTACCGATACTCGTCCGCATTTTCTAGTCTTCGACAAAGGCGACGAGGTGGTCCATACGCTGCGGAACTTCGCGCAGGAGCATTCGATTCGCGGCGGCCGTTTTGCGGCCATCGGCGCTTTTCAGCGTGCCGTCGTTGCGTTCTGGAATCCGGACAAGCGCGACTACGATCACATCTCGGTCGGCGAGCAGGTTGAAGTTCTGTCGCTGATGGGAGACATCGCGTTGGAAGGCGACGATACGAAGATCCACGCCCATGTCGTCCTCGGCCGGCGGGATGGGAGCACGATCGGCGGCCATCTCATCGAAGGCCACGTCTTCCCGACACTGGAGATGCACCTGCTCGACTATCGAAGCGAGCTCCGGCGGGAGAAGGACGAGAGCACGAAGCTGTCTCTGATCGCGATCAAGGGCGCCTCTGGTGGCTCGTGA
- a CDS encoding HEAT repeat domain-containing protein — MDECRTLSELLPDLLTDTVPAEKREGAFAHAESCDVCRDDWRAYRLIWEGLGTLEDREVPAAVVSGFNAELDRLRQEGSKVVRFPALRRPLVWAQAAALILMVSAAYLIGRDASGSPPIPATPATIDQIQMIGDDGTTFLPVSRVSEVLDQGSNIRNVRLESGEAGMKVSFELSSEVVVEGNMQDPGFSRVLSHVIQRTESPTYERSRMIDLVRDAYSSTEADPEIALALARVLTSDAHEGVRLKAVDALRTVRADDVPEVRAALVSVLRNDPNPAIRMKAIDALGNLVSSRTEMDAVMLETLREKAAQDDENMYVRVKAADALRQMNL, encoded by the coding sequence ATGGATGAATGCCGCACGCTGAGCGAACTGCTGCCCGATCTGCTGACCGATACCGTTCCGGCAGAAAAGCGCGAAGGGGCGTTCGCCCACGCGGAGAGTTGTGATGTCTGCCGGGACGACTGGAGAGCCTACCGCCTGATCTGGGAAGGACTCGGCACTCTCGAGGATCGTGAGGTTCCTGCCGCGGTCGTCAGCGGATTCAACGCCGAGCTCGACCGGTTGCGACAGGAGGGGAGCAAGGTCGTGAGGTTCCCGGCGCTTCGCCGGCCTCTGGTATGGGCACAGGCTGCGGCTCTGATCCTCATGGTCTCAGCCGCATATCTGATCGGGCGTGACGCGTCCGGCTCGCCCCCGATTCCGGCGACCCCTGCAACGATCGATCAGATACAGATGATCGGCGACGACGGCACGACGTTTCTTCCCGTATCCCGGGTGTCCGAAGTACTCGACCAGGGGTCGAACATTCGAAACGTACGGCTGGAGTCGGGCGAGGCTGGAATGAAGGTTTCATTCGAGCTGAGCTCGGAGGTCGTCGTCGAGGGGAACATGCAGGATCCCGGATTTTCCAGGGTCCTGTCGCATGTGATTCAGCGAACGGAGAGTCCCACCTACGAGCGGTCACGAATGATCGATCTCGTGCGCGATGCCTACTCGTCGACCGAGGCGGATCCCGAGATCGCGTTGGCGCTTGCCCGGGTTCTGACCAGCGATGCTCACGAAGGCGTCCGGCTCAAAGCGGTCGACGCGCTCCGGACAGTGCGAGCCGACGATGTGCCCGAAGTCAGGGCCGCGCTGGTGAGTGTTCTCAGGAATGATCCGAACCCGGCAATCCGGATGAAGGCGATCGATGCGCTCGGCAACCTGGTCTCCTCCCGAACTGAAATGGATGCTGTAATGCTCGAAACTCTTCGGGAGAAGGCTGCCCAGGACGACGAGAACATGTACGTGAGGGTAAAGGCGGCCGACGCGCTGCGCCAGATGAATCTCTGA
- a CDS encoding FAD-binding oxidoreductase, whose protein sequence is MSVETSGRPVQPRLQYNDRLQQLDIDLEHLYRDLKGSIDGEVRLDQTARAMYSADASNYRQIPIGVVLPRHVDDVIAAVRIARSHGAPILGRGGGTSLAGQCCNTGIIIDFSKYMNRILELNPDERWARVEPGVVLDDLRNAAEEHHLTFGPDPATHSHCTLGGMIGNNSCGIHAIVAGRTSENVHELEVLTYDGVRLRVGPATEEELERRCRVRGREGEIFSRLRDLRDRYAEEIVERFPSIPRRGSGYPLEYLLAGRECNIARALVGTESTCVLILEAKVRLIHSPPKRAMVVLGYPDIFQAGDHVARVRELQPIGLEGIDEALTHDMRDQGLHVDNLDLLPEGKGWLLVEFGGETEEEAKESASRAVKELRSEKNAPQFRILTDRHDQETVWEVRESGLGATAHVPGRPETWPGWEDAAVPPDKIGAYLRDFRHLLDRFGYDCDLYGHFGDGCVHCRINFDFTNDEGVARYREFVTEAAHLVVRHGGSLSGEHGDGQARGELLKIMFGEDLIAAFREFKRIWDPDGKMNPGKLVDAYFIDENLRIDGVQDALERDAWFHYPKDDGRFGKALLRCVGVGKCRRAEGGVMCPSYMATREEQHTTRGRARALFEMIRGESILDGWNSDAVHDTLDLCLSCKGCKSDCPVEVDIATYKAEFLAHYYRRHLRPRTAWTMGLIHWWARAAAIAPGVANFFAPLTKFAAGVHPARELPRFASRRERARVRSAGDPAPRNRAPRPVVLWVDTFNEAFHPQTIVAAKELLARAGYSAQLSEPGLCCGRPLYEYGFLDLARKLLLRNLDALPPEVPVVGLEPSCVSVFRDELPNLLADDERAVPLSERVMTLSEFALREEIPLPRIDAAALLQIHCHQRSVLDGGAELELLRRMGIDVTVPEEGCCGMAGAFGLEKEKYEVSMRIGERSLLPAVRQAPERTLVIADGFSCREQIAQKSGRRALHLAEVINSYQRYADT, encoded by the coding sequence ATGTCCGTGGAAACGAGCGGGCGGCCCGTGCAGCCGAGGTTGCAGTACAACGACCGCCTTCAGCAGCTCGACATCGATCTCGAGCACCTCTACCGCGACTTGAAAGGTTCGATCGACGGAGAAGTGCGGCTCGATCAGACCGCGCGAGCGATGTATTCGGCGGATGCGTCGAACTACCGTCAGATTCCCATTGGCGTCGTCCTTCCCAGACATGTCGACGACGTCATCGCCGCCGTCCGCATTGCCCGGTCGCACGGCGCGCCGATTCTCGGCCGCGGGGGAGGCACGAGCCTCGCCGGGCAGTGCTGCAACACCGGAATCATCATCGACTTCTCGAAGTACATGAATCGAATCCTGGAGCTGAATCCCGACGAACGATGGGCGCGCGTCGAGCCCGGAGTGGTCCTCGACGATCTCCGCAACGCGGCGGAGGAACACCACCTCACCTTCGGGCCTGATCCTGCCACGCACAGCCACTGCACGCTCGGGGGAATGATCGGCAACAACTCCTGCGGCATTCACGCAATCGTCGCCGGACGAACTTCGGAAAACGTCCACGAGCTCGAGGTCCTCACCTATGACGGTGTACGGCTCCGTGTCGGTCCTGCGACTGAGGAAGAGCTCGAACGGCGATGCCGGGTCAGGGGGAGGGAAGGAGAGATCTTTTCGCGGCTGCGCGATCTGCGCGACCGGTACGCCGAAGAGATCGTGGAGCGTTTCCCTTCGATTCCACGCCGAGGGTCCGGGTATCCGCTCGAGTACCTTCTAGCGGGGAGGGAATGTAACATCGCCCGGGCTCTCGTCGGCACCGAGTCGACGTGTGTTCTGATTCTGGAAGCGAAGGTCCGGCTCATCCACTCACCGCCGAAACGCGCGATGGTCGTCCTCGGGTATCCCGATATCTTTCAGGCCGGCGATCACGTGGCTCGCGTTCGAGAGCTGCAGCCGATCGGACTGGAGGGAATCGATGAAGCGCTGACCCACGACATGCGCGACCAGGGCTTGCACGTCGACAATCTTGATCTTCTTCCCGAAGGAAAAGGCTGGCTGCTCGTCGAGTTCGGCGGTGAAACAGAAGAAGAAGCAAAGGAGAGCGCCAGCCGTGCGGTGAAGGAGCTTCGATCGGAGAAGAACGCACCTCAGTTCCGGATTCTCACCGACCGACACGACCAGGAAACGGTCTGGGAAGTCCGGGAATCGGGTCTCGGTGCCACGGCCCACGTTCCCGGGCGGCCGGAGACATGGCCGGGGTGGGAGGACGCAGCGGTTCCGCCGGACAAGATCGGAGCCTACCTCCGGGATTTCCGCCATCTTCTCGACCGCTTCGGCTACGACTGTGATCTCTACGGTCATTTCGGCGACGGATGCGTCCACTGCCGGATCAATTTCGATTTCACTAACGACGAAGGAGTGGCGCGCTACCGGGAGTTCGTGACGGAAGCCGCGCATCTCGTGGTCCGTCATGGCGGCTCGCTCTCCGGTGAACATGGTGACGGCCAGGCACGCGGAGAGCTACTGAAGATCATGTTCGGCGAGGATCTCATCGCCGCATTCCGCGAATTCAAACGGATCTGGGACCCAGACGGAAAAATGAATCCGGGGAAACTCGTCGATGCGTATTTCATCGACGAAAACCTGCGTATCGACGGTGTCCAGGATGCCCTGGAGCGCGACGCATGGTTCCACTACCCGAAGGACGACGGCCGTTTCGGAAAAGCGCTTCTCCGCTGTGTCGGAGTCGGGAAGTGCCGGCGCGCGGAGGGCGGCGTGATGTGCCCGAGTTACATGGCGACGCGCGAGGAGCAGCACACGACGCGCGGCCGGGCCCGGGCGCTATTCGAGATGATTCGCGGCGAATCGATCCTCGACGGGTGGAACAGCGACGCCGTCCACGACACGCTCGACCTCTGCCTTTCCTGCAAGGGATGCAAGAGCGACTGTCCCGTCGAGGTCGACATCGCGACCTATAAAGCAGAGTTCCTTGCTCATTACTACCGCCGCCATCTCCGGCCGCGAACGGCGTGGACGATGGGGCTGATTCACTGGTGGGCGAGGGCAGCTGCGATTGCTCCAGGTGTCGCGAACTTCTTCGCACCGCTCACGAAGTTTGCTGCCGGCGTTCATCCGGCGCGGGAACTGCCGAGGTTCGCATCGCGGAGGGAGAGAGCGCGCGTAAGAAGCGCGGGTGATCCCGCTCCTCGGAACCGTGCTCCACGGCCGGTCGTGCTTTGGGTTGATACCTTTAACGAGGCGTTTCATCCGCAGACGATCGTTGCGGCGAAAGAACTGCTGGCGCGAGCGGGCTACTCGGCGCAACTGTCGGAACCAGGTTTGTGCTGCGGGCGGCCGTTGTACGAATACGGGTTCCTCGATCTGGCCCGCAAGCTTCTTCTGCGCAATCTCGATGCGCTGCCGCCCGAGGTGCCGGTCGTCGGCCTGGAGCCGAGCTGCGTCTCGGTGTTCCGCGACGAGCTGCCGAATCTTCTGGCCGACGACGAACGTGCCGTGCCGCTCAGCGAGCGCGTGATGACGCTGAGCGAATTCGCGTTGCGGGAGGAAATCCCGCTGCCGCGGATCGATGCCGCGGCTCTCCTCCAGATTCACTGTCATCAACGTTCGGTTCTCGATGGCGGCGCGGAGCTCGAGCTGTTGCGGCGCATGGGAATCGATGTCACGGTGCCGGAGGAGGGATGTTGCGGGATGGCCGGGGCGTTCGGACTCGAGAAGGAGAAATACGAGGTATCGATGCGGATTGGGGAGCGATCACTCCTGCCGGCCGTGCGTCAGGCGCCGGAACGGACGCTGGTGATCGCTGATGGATTCAGTTGCCGAGAGCAGATCGCCCAGAAGAGCGGACGGCGGGCGTTGCACCTCGCGGAAGTGATCAATAGCTACCAGCGTTATGCTGACACCTAA